A region of Anolis sagrei isolate rAnoSag1 chromosome 2, rAnoSag1.mat, whole genome shotgun sequence DNA encodes the following proteins:
- the HAUS1 gene encoding HAUS augmin-like complex subunit 1 translates to MEEKLKRVAPWLKKSFGDQPIPSFEADTRTIDILYELAECNESRDGDVSLLIEDTNQKAAEYESDGSYLQDLLTESLNLSFSSLSKMSTSYLNNLVDVALALETKDTSLASFIPAINDLTSDLHAAESKNKDMEFELSNLRKKLTSALVLEKRLQDDIVKTEELLVVEKAKAESRTQNMKFLKDKSEDMKSRIEASEKQLSASGLEASLTHASLVKLSEKLAEIKKETAPLEKKLESYLDLPPSCSLAKVKIEEAKRELAALEEEFSAKVDMAVLSVPLPTKRPFI, encoded by the exons ATGGAGGAGAAGCTCAAGAGG GTTGCACCGTGGTTGAAAAAGTCATTTGGAGACCAGCCGATCCCCTCCTTCGAAGCAGACACACGGACAATAGACATTCTGTATGAGTTGGCTGAATGCAACGAGTCCCGAGATGGAGATGTCAGCTTATTAATTGAAGACACAAACCAGAAAGCGGCTGAATATGAATCTGATG GTAGCTATCTACAGGACCTTCTGACTGAGAGCCTAAACCTTTCTTTCAGCAGCTTGTCAAAAATGAGCACCAGCTACCTGAACAACTTGGTGGATGTAGCTCTGGCCCTTGAAACGAAGGACACATCCCTCGCAAG CTTTATTCCTGCCATCAATGACCTGACTTCAGATTTGCATGCAGCAGAATCAAAAAACAAAGACATGGAGTTTGAGCTGAGCAACCTGAGGAAAAAGCTCACATCCGCCCTAGTGCTGGAGAAACGTCTTCAGGA TGACATCGTCAAAACAGAAGAACTTTTGGTGGTAGAAAAAGCAAAGGCTGAGAGCCGGACCCAAAACATGAAGTTCCTGAAAGACAAATCAGAGGATATGAAATCCAGAATTGAAGCATCAGAG AAGCAACTGTCTGCAAGTGGGCTAGAGGCTTCCCTGACGCATGCATCTCTAGTGAAGCTTTCGGAG AAACTggcagaaataaagaaggaaactgCACCTTTGGAAAAGAAACTGGAATCCTACTTGGACCTGCCCCCT AGCTGTAGTCTTGCTAAAGTGAAAATTGAAGAAGCAAAGAGGGAACTg gCAGCACTTGAGGAAGAGTTTTCAGCTAAAGTGGATATGGCCGTACTTTCAGTCCCTTTGCCTACCAAACGACCATTCATTTAA